One window of Flavobacteriales bacterium genomic DNA carries:
- a CDS encoding SprB repeat-containing protein, with translation MSEIWHYQWNDPYNAADDCFPGNVRRRQCNFRVVEAADRGLVVCGNTGHNFDDAYLAKLKSHCEFQFDPSITYVCEEGVNDGSIALNVYGGSESYTYQWSNGATTADISGLAPGVYSVIVTEQGGAQCAETEIFTIAEPMVVAVTYAPSCMTGGYPTYTASVTDGGVGPFTFTWWAITSNDTHPPEVVYQGPVYEMHPGHWPPWDVEVFDEGTECTVWASEWGPFNTSWPPSGMVSSVVTPAICQEGITGAIDLTLDPAYAPYTFVWSSGATTEDLSGLEPGIYSVTVNFGQTCSLDYSYTVQELAACCPADLVIHDGTHSSSLPASISGSVDIRGQFIVDDDFQFAYAQIYMEPGAEIIVEPDVHFDMGYSTMESCSNTMWKSITANEGSVVYIRESTLSDAENVVTALNGANIVLIQDVFRDDRLGLSVPDMNGGQWNDVSVYLNGNLFQSTGALAQPYPGQTTAVGRIGYAAVEVYNTYADLTGGGNIVDRMSNGIIGHRSDVVVTDFGFKNVQPDAAYPYIGNGSGIFAQGDHSYHKLVQQGYGEGNAPSFENCQWGIFTRYMTVWSEQNNMQNVGTAYRVERSGNRYVDILSNQMHTLSTGIDLRMNQGATHVRVQNNDITFGDLVNPWIPLPTFGIIVNEYPGENPDSKILNNTIHYVPKYTSFVGIGLLATDKWLVAENTLNMVSNIHNRWGIAISGARYCEFSCNNINGAATTYPADGQAGIYSNMGEGQRFSCNVMDKTSNGALFNGLAADIDLSGNQFNRHKWGLHLSSSAIIGTQDHKGNLWYEEPAQGGLGAWNENDLNASNNPFLYNPANISGGNTEPPSWSPNYWFNTDPGTNYDCATANNGPYCEQFHALLNGYGITELDHLIAKDSLENDPYTEESKYMLKGGLYKKLDDNAALRNSEQELVDFYNDLQGSTTAAFKSIDDSQKTLNNMDSSVVVQLQANRAQIEILMDSVKAGMVQMDDSTLTDAQRSTILSGLSGYRSTIGTLTAWNNSALQLAATTKVLTAESIKAANTNIGTTKLIESNEKEVNTIYLSTIGKDVDTFTVDQSNTLFYIANQCPMVGGNSVYRARSLYRLIDDEQQFDDPMLCLQHGIIVKSLVAREVNTMGVVPNPARDGATLVLGKPLDEAGTFILFNAVGEVVMRLDVPAEEYRMSFATSGLATGVYHYRVVNLTGLVGNGRLSIVR, from the coding sequence GTTTATTCTGTCATCGTTACCGAACAAGGTGGTGCGCAATGCGCAGAGACCGAGATCTTCACCATCGCTGAGCCAATGGTGGTGGCGGTAACATATGCTCCAAGCTGCATGACCGGTGGTTATCCCACATACACGGCTTCAGTAACTGATGGTGGTGTGGGGCCGTTCACTTTTACATGGTGGGCGATCACATCGAATGACACTCATCCACCTGAGGTGGTCTACCAGGGACCGGTATATGAAATGCATCCGGGACACTGGCCACCTTGGGACGTCGAAGTGTTCGATGAGGGAACGGAATGCACGGTATGGGCTTCAGAATGGGGACCCTTCAACACCAGTTGGCCTCCTTCAGGCATGGTCTCCTCCGTAGTGACCCCCGCCATATGTCAGGAAGGGATCACGGGAGCCATCGACCTGACTTTGGATCCGGCTTACGCCCCATACACCTTCGTTTGGTCCAGCGGGGCCACCACGGAAGACCTGAGCGGGCTGGAGCCAGGGATCTACTCAGTGACGGTCAACTTCGGCCAAACCTGCAGCCTCGATTATTCATATACGGTGCAGGAATTAGCGGCCTGCTGCCCCGCCGACCTGGTGATCCATGACGGCACACACAGCAGCTCGCTACCCGCTTCCATCTCCGGCTCGGTCGATATCCGGGGCCAGTTCATCGTGGATGACGACTTCCAGTTCGCCTATGCCCAGATCTATATGGAACCGGGTGCGGAGATCATCGTGGAACCGGATGTTCATTTTGACATGGGCTACAGCACCATGGAAAGTTGCAGCAATACGATGTGGAAGAGCATCACGGCCAACGAGGGTAGCGTGGTGTATATCAGGGAAAGCACCTTGAGCGATGCGGAGAACGTGGTGACGGCCCTGAACGGTGCCAACATCGTGCTGATACAGGATGTGTTCCGGGACGACCGCCTCGGCCTGTCCGTGCCCGACATGAACGGGGGGCAATGGAACGACGTGAGTGTATACCTGAACGGGAACCTGTTCCAGAGCACGGGCGCGCTGGCACAACCCTATCCCGGACAAACCACGGCAGTGGGCCGCATTGGTTATGCCGCCGTGGAGGTGTACAACACCTATGCGGACCTCACCGGCGGTGGCAATATTGTGGATCGCATGAGCAACGGCATCATCGGCCACCGAAGTGATGTGGTCGTTACCGATTTCGGGTTCAAGAACGTGCAGCCCGATGCGGCGTATCCCTATATCGGCAACGGTTCTGGCATCTTCGCCCAAGGCGACCACAGCTACCACAAGCTGGTGCAACAGGGTTACGGCGAAGGCAACGCGCCGAGCTTCGAGAACTGCCAATGGGGGATCTTTACCCGGTACATGACCGTATGGAGTGAGCAGAACAACATGCAGAACGTAGGCACGGCCTACCGTGTGGAGCGCAGCGGGAACCGCTATGTGGACATCTTGAGCAACCAGATGCATACACTGTCCACGGGGATCGATCTCCGCATGAACCAAGGTGCGACACATGTGAGGGTACAGAACAACGACATCACCTTCGGGGATCTAGTGAACCCTTGGATACCACTGCCCACTTTCGGCATTATCGTGAACGAGTATCCGGGGGAGAATCCCGACTCCAAGATCCTCAACAACACCATCCACTACGTGCCGAAATACACCTCGTTCGTGGGCATCGGCTTGCTGGCCACGGACAAATGGTTGGTGGCGGAGAATACGTTGAACATGGTGAGCAACATCCACAACCGCTGGGGCATTGCCATCAGCGGTGCGCGCTACTGCGAGTTCAGTTGCAACAACATCAACGGCGCGGCCACCACCTACCCTGCGGACGGCCAAGCAGGCATCTACAGCAACATGGGCGAAGGCCAGCGCTTCAGTTGCAATGTGATGGATAAGACCTCCAACGGTGCCCTCTTTAATGGCCTTGCTGCTGACATCGACTTGAGTGGCAACCAGTTCAACCGGCATAAGTGGGGTTTGCACCTTTCGAGTTCGGCCATCATCGGAACGCAGGACCATAAGGGAAATCTGTGGTATGAGGAACCCGCACAAGGGGGATTGGGGGCGTGGAATGAGAACGACCTTAACGCATCCAACAATCCCTTCCTCTACAATCCGGCCAATATCAGTGGCGGTAACACCGAGCCGCCATCGTGGTCTCCCAATTATTGGTTTAACACAGATCCAGGCACCAACTACGATTGTGCCACCGCCAACAATGGGCCGTATTGCGAGCAGTTCCACGCGCTGCTGAACGGCTATGGCATCACGGAGCTGGACCATTTGATCGCCAAGGACAGCTTGGAGAACGACCCCTACACCGAAGAAAGCAAGTACATGCTGAAAGGCGGCCTGTACAAGAAGCTGGATGATAACGCCGCGTTGCGCAACAGTGAACAGGAACTGGTCGACTTCTACAACGACTTGCAAGGCAGCACCACCGCCGCCTTCAAGTCCATCGACGACAGCCAGAAGACGCTGAACAACATGGACAGCAGCGTGGTGGTGCAATTGCAGGCCAACCGCGCCCAGATCGAGATCTTGATGGACTCGGTAAAAGCAGGTATGGTGCAAATGGACGATAGCACGCTGACGGACGCACAGCGCAGCACAATACTCTCCGGGTTGAGCGGCTACCGCAGTACCATCGGCACCCTAACCGCGTGGAACAACTCCGCGTTGCAACTGGCCGCTACTACCAAGGTGCTTACCGCCGAAAGCATAAAGGCGGCCAATACCAACATTGGTACTACCAAATTGATCGAGAGCAATGAAAAGGAGGTGAACACCATCTACCTCTCCACCATAGGCAAGGACGTGGACACGTTCACGGTGGACCAGTCCAACACCTTGTTCTACATCGCCAATCAATGCCCGATGGTCGGAGGGAACTCGGTTTACAGGGCGCGTTCCTTGTACCGCCTGATCGACGACGAACAACAGTTTGACGACCCGATGCTCTGCCTGCAACATGGCATTATTGTAAAGAGCTTGGTGGCGCGGGAGGTGAACACGATGGGCGTTGTACCCAACCCCGCAAGGGACGGAGCAACGCTTGTACTTGGCAAGCCCTTGGACGAGGCAGGCACCTTTATTTTGTTCAACGCTGTGGGCGAAGTAGTGATGCGTTTGGATGTGCCTGCGGAAGAGTACCGCATGTCATTTGCTACAAGCGGACTGGCAACTGGTGTGTATCACTACCGGGTGGTGAACTTAACCGGGTTGGTTGGAAATGGCAGACTTTCCATTGTTCGATAA
- a CDS encoding T9SS type A sorting domain-containing protein, whose amino-acid sequence MAQKAAIRLLLVWCMVHGAGFPHYACAQQGLNNLWMGGTNSEEPLPFGGTDLDFSSGSVVLSYVQRDIDFRRTSANITDADGNLLSSTNGAYIANAIGDTMLNGGGLNPSQYTSWWPEGLHIAQGCLILPKPNAPGIYYLLHGTIDDLSSSLSHHLYMTTIDMSLDSGLGGAVSKNEVLIADTLNEGRITAVRHANGRDWWVFCFKANTNIHHRLLVTPSGVSVNGNQAIGVVRTPDHGQACFSPDGSRYAYYSGFGTADLDIFDFDRCTGLFSNPVNIPIDDSNSFGGAAFSPNSRFLYVTSVLDVYQYDTEASDIAASMVHIAHWDSTYSPGPPFATVFDIAQLAPDGKIYIGTGNSTLRMHVINDPDEPGLACNMVQHGVVMPTYYTNSLPNHPNYFLGPVDGSVCDSLGINTLTPGPSPRERGVRVYPNPSHGAFTLSYPAQPTVGQLEIRDVAGRVVMEERIPQWSTVHQVELTGQATGMYQCKLTWAKWSVATHVILER is encoded by the coding sequence ATGGCACAGAAAGCAGCTATCAGGCTTCTGCTGGTTTGGTGCATGGTGCATGGTGCGGGGTTTCCGCACTATGCCTGTGCCCAACAAGGTCTCAATAACCTGTGGATGGGTGGCACGAACAGTGAGGAACCTCTTCCCTTTGGGGGCACCGACTTGGACTTTTCCTCCGGCAGCGTCGTGTTGTCATACGTCCAGCGCGATATCGATTTCCGACGAACATCCGCGAACATCACAGATGCCGACGGTAATTTGCTCAGCAGCACCAATGGGGCCTACATCGCCAATGCCATCGGCGATACCATGCTGAACGGAGGCGGGCTGAACCCCAGCCAATACACCTCGTGGTGGCCGGAAGGTTTACACATCGCACAAGGCTGCCTGATCCTTCCCAAGCCGAACGCACCGGGCATCTATTACCTCTTACATGGGACCATAGACGATCTGTCAAGCTCCCTTTCGCACCACCTGTATATGACCACCATCGACATGAGCTTGGACAGTGGCCTGGGGGGCGCAGTGAGCAAGAATGAGGTCTTGATCGCGGACACCTTGAACGAGGGCAGGATCACGGCGGTACGGCATGCCAACGGACGGGACTGGTGGGTGTTCTGCTTTAAGGCCAACACGAACATCCACCACCGTCTGCTGGTAACTCCGAGCGGTGTGAGCGTGAACGGCAACCAAGCCATCGGCGTGGTTCGCACACCCGATCATGGTCAGGCGTGCTTCTCTCCGGATGGCAGCCGGTATGCCTATTACTCCGGTTTCGGAACAGCTGATCTGGATATCTTTGATTTCGACCGGTGTACCGGTTTGTTCTCCAACCCGGTGAACATACCCATCGATGATTCTAACAGCTTCGGTGGGGCAGCTTTTTCCCCCAACAGCCGCTTCCTCTATGTTACCTCCGTGCTGGACGTTTACCAGTACGATACGGAAGCCTCGGACATCGCCGCAAGCATGGTCCATATTGCCCATTGGGACAGCACCTATTCGCCCGGCCCGCCCTTCGCAACGGTGTTCGATATTGCCCAATTGGCACCGGACGGCAAAATCTATATTGGTACCGGGAACAGCACACTGCGCATGCATGTGATCAACGACCCGGATGAACCGGGTTTGGCCTGTAACATGGTGCAGCATGGGGTGGTAATGCCTACCTACTATACGAACTCCCTGCCCAACCACCCCAATTACTTTTTGGGGCCGGTGGATGGGAGTGTTTGCGATAGTTTGGGGATCAATACCCTCACCCCCGGCCCCTCTCCGAGGGAGAGGGGGGTGCGGGTATACCCCAATCCAAGTCATGGAGCGTTCACACTGAGCTATCCGGCACAGCCCACGGTGGGCCAGTTGGAAATACGCGATGTGGCAGGGCGGGTGGTGATGGAGGAACGCATACCGCAGTGGAGCACGGTACACCAAGTGGAGCTAACAGGGCAGGCTACGGGGATGTACCAGTGCAAGCTTACGTGGGCAAAATGGAGTGTTGCTACGCATGTAATTCTGGAACGATGA